A region of Paenibacillus sp. 37 DNA encodes the following proteins:
- a CDS encoding stage V sporulation protein AA → MSQTPTPMVYIRLRSRIRIQRGRAVKLGDIAHVLTSAEDQEGRLLELELLRPGPEDGNLILIDILQIIPQIRHILPEVSVELMGSGHTLVEVIAGNGQPSKSLFILVWLLLFFGSALTIMNFHADVNMQEVQIRIVEMLTGHRDEHPYLFQVAYSIGIGFGMAVFFNHLFKKKWNEEPTPLEVEMFLYQQNVDKYVVIEESERMHEQERREMNADERS, encoded by the coding sequence ATGTCCCAGACACCCACTCCAATGGTCTATATTCGTCTACGCAGCCGTATTCGCATCCAGAGGGGCAGAGCAGTCAAGCTTGGAGATATTGCACATGTACTGACTTCTGCTGAAGACCAGGAGGGCAGGCTACTGGAGCTTGAACTGCTGCGCCCTGGACCGGAGGATGGCAATCTGATCCTCATTGATATATTGCAGATTATTCCCCAAATTCGGCACATCTTGCCGGAGGTAAGTGTGGAACTGATGGGATCAGGTCATACGTTGGTTGAAGTCATTGCGGGAAATGGTCAACCTTCCAAGTCCCTGTTCATTCTGGTTTGGCTGCTGCTGTTCTTTGGATCAGCCTTAACCATTATGAATTTTCATGCCGATGTGAACATGCAGGAAGTACAGATTCGAATTGTGGAGATGCTGACTGGGCATCGGGACGAACATCCCTATCTGTTTCAAGTGGCGTATTCCATTGGCATTGGATTCGGAATGGCAGTATTTTTTAATCATTTGTTCAAGAAAAAGTGGAATGAGGAACCTACCCCGCTTGAAGTGGAGATGTTTCTATACCAGCAAAATGTAGATAAATATGTGGTGATTGAAGAAAGCGAACGGATGCACGAGCAGGAACGCAGGGAGATGAATGCGGATGAGCGTTCTTAA
- the spoIIAA gene encoding anti-sigma F factor antagonist has product MNLHVEMEHHRGILIVRLSGELDHHTADMVRMQMDEAIQRRQSEHLVLSLKDLQFMDSSGLGVILGRYKLIKNKGGKMVVCDVNSPVYRLLEMSGLFKIMPIYENEGTALSGLEVVS; this is encoded by the coding sequence GTGAACTTGCATGTGGAAATGGAACACCATCGCGGGATTCTGATTGTACGATTATCCGGGGAGCTGGATCACCATACAGCTGACATGGTACGGATGCAGATGGATGAAGCCATCCAGCGGAGACAAAGCGAGCATCTCGTACTCAGCCTGAAAGATCTGCAATTTATGGACAGTTCGGGTCTGGGTGTCATTTTGGGAAGATACAAGCTCATTAAGAATAAAGGTGGCAAGATGGTGGTCTGTGACGTCAATTCGCCAGTGTACCGTTTGCTGGAAATGTCGGGTCTGTTCAAGATTATGCCGATATACGAAAATGAGGGAACTGCTCTCTCAGGTCTGGAGGTCGTCTCATGA
- the lysA gene encoding diaminopimelate decarboxylase, with translation MYLHGTSKINAQGHLEIGGVDATDLKEQFGTPLYVVDEQLVRERCREYMEAFRASGLGFQVAYASKAFCVMAMCALAAEEGLSLDVVSDGELFTALQAGFPAERIHFHGNNKTLEEIEMALDAEIGCFVVDNFNELHLLQAVAADKNRKVNILLRVTPGVEAHTHEYISTGQTDSKFGFDIGNGTAFEAIDLASKQSNLVLLGVHSHIGSQIFEVEGFQMAVQRVAEFAASVYERLNVAFKVVNLGGGFGIRYIDGDTPLEVAQYVKAITDAVKNHFAQIGYAVPEIWVEPGRSIVGEAGTTLYTVGTSKDIPGVRKYVAVDGGMTDNPRPALYESKYEAVLANRANEAAQETVSVAGKCCESGDMLIWDLDLPKVESGDLLAVACTGAYNYSMASNYNRLRRPAVVFVKDGQGDVVVRRETYQDIIQNDLVPARIGKQPVTR, from the coding sequence ATGTATTTACATGGTACAAGTAAAATAAATGCGCAAGGGCATCTGGAGATTGGCGGAGTGGATGCAACAGATCTGAAAGAACAATTCGGAACTCCACTGTACGTTGTGGACGAGCAATTGGTTCGCGAGCGTTGCAGAGAGTACATGGAAGCATTCCGTGCTTCCGGATTGGGCTTCCAAGTGGCATACGCAAGTAAAGCATTCTGTGTAATGGCGATGTGTGCACTTGCAGCTGAAGAAGGACTTTCTCTGGATGTTGTATCTGATGGTGAACTGTTTACTGCACTGCAAGCAGGATTCCCGGCTGAGCGCATTCACTTCCACGGTAACAACAAAACGCTGGAAGAGATTGAAATGGCTCTTGATGCAGAGATTGGATGCTTTGTTGTTGATAACTTCAATGAATTGCATCTGTTGCAGGCTGTAGCAGCGGACAAAAATCGTAAAGTAAACATTTTGCTTCGTGTGACGCCTGGTGTTGAGGCCCATACGCATGAATATATTTCCACAGGTCAAACGGATTCCAAATTTGGATTCGATATCGGCAATGGTACAGCATTTGAAGCGATTGATTTGGCTTCCAAGCAGTCTAACCTGGTATTGCTCGGTGTGCATTCCCACATCGGTTCCCAGATCTTCGAAGTTGAAGGCTTCCAGATGGCTGTTCAACGTGTTGCTGAATTTGCAGCAAGTGTATATGAGCGTCTTAATGTTGCTTTCAAAGTGGTTAACCTTGGTGGTGGATTCGGAATCCGTTATATCGATGGAGATACGCCACTTGAAGTTGCACAATATGTGAAGGCTATTACAGATGCCGTTAAAAATCATTTTGCTCAAATCGGCTATGCCGTACCTGAGATCTGGGTTGAACCAGGCCGCAGCATAGTGGGTGAAGCGGGAACAACGCTGTATACCGTTGGAACAAGCAAAGACATTCCAGGCGTGCGTAAATACGTTGCCGTTGATGGTGGTATGACCGATAACCCGCGTCCTGCTTTGTATGAGTCCAAGTACGAAGCTGTGTTAGCCAACCGTGCGAATGAGGCTGCTCAGGAAACGGTATCTGTTGCGGGTAAATGCTGCGAGAGTGGCGATATGTTGATCTGGGATCTGGACCTGCCAAAAGTGGAAAGTGGCGACCTGCTCGCTGTAGCTTGCACAGGCGCGTATAACTACTCCATGGCGAGCAACTACAACCGGCTTCGTCGTCCGGCCGTTGTATTTGTCAAAGACGGTCAAGGAGATGTCGTGGTACGCCGTGAGACGTATCAGGATATCATCCAGAATGACCTGGTACCAGCACGCATTGGAAAACAGCCAGTTACTCGCTAA
- a CDS encoding stage V sporulation protein AB, with amino-acid sequence MRMSVLNGAISIVLGIAGGIAVGSGVIALILVLDMIPRLAQLTQSYDKTHWYEGALIGGSLVGTVADFWHWKMHGVLLLSPIVGLFCGVFIGLLAAALTEVLNVLPVLAKRLGMKPYLFGLLLAMILGKMTGSLFDFFVYQR; translated from the coding sequence ATGCGGATGAGCGTTCTTAATGGAGCAATCAGCATTGTATTGGGTATTGCAGGGGGAATTGCCGTAGGAAGCGGCGTAATTGCGCTCATTCTGGTGCTTGATATGATTCCCAGGTTGGCTCAACTTACGCAATCGTATGACAAGACTCACTGGTACGAAGGGGCGCTAATAGGTGGTTCACTGGTCGGGACGGTGGCGGACTTCTGGCACTGGAAAATGCATGGGGTGCTGCTGCTCAGCCCGATTGTTGGTTTGTTCTGTGGCGTGTTCATCGGTCTGCTGGCTGCGGCCCTCACTGAGGTACTCAATGTACTGCCCGTACTAGCCAAACGATTGGGCATGAAACCTTATTTGTTTGGATTACTGCTCGCCATGATTTTGGGTAAAATGACAGGTTCCCTGTTTGATTTTTTTGTATATCAGCGGTAA
- the spoIIM gene encoding stage II sporulation protein M yields the protein MRTSYFTFKGQTSLYVFVAVLFLVGVIFGALMVNALSLEQRQDLEGYLGNFFMTVQHSAQLTETGAYWDIAMLHLKWVGLIFILGLSVVGLPGILVLDFLKGVLIGFTVGYLVGQYSWKGLLFALVSVAPHNLFVIPILLVCSVAAMTFSLYIIRNRVLMQRTPGRQRPFASYIVLTLVMAALLLGVASFETWVTPAMMRWVTPMLLPA from the coding sequence ATGCGCACTTCCTACTTTACATTTAAAGGTCAGACTTCGTTATATGTATTCGTGGCTGTCTTGTTTCTGGTCGGCGTCATTTTTGGCGCACTCATGGTGAACGCATTATCTCTTGAGCAACGTCAGGATCTAGAGGGTTATCTCGGCAATTTCTTCATGACCGTGCAGCACAGTGCACAGCTGACAGAGACCGGGGCATATTGGGACATTGCCATGCTTCATCTGAAATGGGTAGGTCTGATCTTTATTCTGGGTTTATCCGTCGTTGGACTACCCGGTATACTGGTTCTGGATTTTTTGAAAGGTGTGCTCATTGGATTCACAGTAGGGTACCTTGTTGGACAGTATTCCTGGAAAGGGCTGCTGTTTGCACTGGTGTCCGTGGCACCGCATAATTTGTTCGTCATTCCGATCCTTCTGGTCTGCAGTGTGGCGGCGATGACGTTCTCGTTATACATCATTCGCAATCGTGTTTTGATGCAGCGAACACCTGGTCGACAAAGGCCTTTTGCTTCATATATAGTGTTAACTTTGGTTATGGCTGCATTGCTGCTCGGCGTAGCGTCTTTTGAAACATGGGTTACACCTGCGATGATGCGTTGGGTCACGCCAATGCTACTGCCGGCCTAA
- a CDS encoding DUF4227 family protein, whose product MIISVRRGLRFIRFIIVFAALVYLFYHVLDLFNGWISPVDQYQMPTGNAIKVFQETDWPGNGEGRPTMAERLRLFYWYGE is encoded by the coding sequence ATGATTATATCAGTGCGGAGAGGGCTCCGTTTTATTCGATTTATCATAGTTTTTGCCGCATTAGTTTATCTGTTCTATCATGTTCTGGATCTGTTTAATGGCTGGATCTCACCTGTGGATCAGTATCAGATGCCAACTGGCAATGCAATCAAAGTATTTCAGGAAACGGATTGGCCGGGTAATGGAGAAGGACGTCCTACGATGGCAGAGCGTCTCCGTTTGTTCTATTGGTACGGGGAGTAG
- the spoIIAB gene encoding anti-sigma F factor, with translation MNEATGTNFMNLQFAAKSENESFARVTVAAFISQLDPTMDELSDLKTVISEAVTNSIIHGYNNNSEGVVSIQAEIREDMITIIVEDRGEGIEDLELAKQPLYTSKPELERSGMGFTIMENFMDEFEVSSEPGRGTSIKMKKRIESKKALYN, from the coding sequence ATGAATGAAGCAACAGGGACAAATTTCATGAATCTGCAATTCGCGGCCAAGTCAGAGAATGAGTCGTTTGCACGGGTAACCGTTGCTGCGTTTATCTCTCAGCTTGATCCAACGATGGACGAGCTCAGTGATCTGAAGACGGTCATTTCGGAAGCCGTGACCAATAGCATCATCCACGGATACAACAACAACTCCGAGGGTGTGGTATCTATCCAGGCCGAGATTCGGGAAGACATGATCACAATTATTGTGGAAGACCGCGGTGAAGGAATTGAAGATCTTGAACTGGCCAAGCAGCCGTTATATACGTCCAAACCCGAACTTGAGCGGTCGGGCATGGGCTTCACCATTATGGAAAACTTTATGGATGAATTCGAAGTCAGCAGTGAGCCCGGCAGAGGCACCTCCATCAAGATGAAAAAAAGGATTGAATCCAAGAAAGCATTGTATAATTAG
- a CDS encoding tyrosine recombinase — MKQTIHAYALYLEDDKGMSSSTLESYLRDVDKFIEFADKEYGIREADQVRRTHVVLFAGQLKQAGRANATIARSIVSLRSYFHFLMRRGDIIQDPTFDVEAPKADKTPPQVLSIQEIEQLLTAPDIRSPQGVRDRAMLELLYATGIRVSELIALDIRDVQPGMRFIRCGGAGKERILPIGAPAAHWASVYVEEFRNKLLKTDSDEQALFVNVSGRRLTRQGFWKLLKKAAVDAGISEEITPHTLRHSFAAHLIANGADTRAVQDMLGHVEQPGQQYGNHGRKTMKEIYETHHPRAR, encoded by the coding sequence ATGAAACAGACGATACATGCCTATGCCTTATACTTGGAAGATGATAAAGGGATGTCGAGCAGCACGCTTGAATCGTATCTCCGAGACGTGGACAAGTTCATTGAATTTGCAGATAAGGAATATGGCATACGCGAAGCCGATCAGGTCAGACGCACACATGTCGTTCTGTTTGCGGGTCAGCTCAAACAGGCAGGACGTGCCAATGCAACCATTGCCCGCAGCATCGTATCTCTGCGCTCCTACTTTCATTTTTTGATGCGGCGGGGTGATATTATACAGGACCCTACGTTTGATGTGGAAGCTCCCAAGGCGGACAAGACGCCACCACAGGTGTTAAGTATCCAGGAGATCGAACAACTGCTGACAGCGCCTGATATTCGTTCACCGCAGGGTGTAAGAGATCGAGCCATGCTTGAACTATTATATGCTACAGGCATTAGGGTCTCGGAACTGATTGCCCTTGACATTCGGGATGTTCAGCCTGGCATGCGCTTTATACGATGCGGTGGGGCGGGCAAGGAACGTATCCTTCCCATCGGTGCACCAGCAGCACATTGGGCAAGTGTATATGTGGAGGAATTCCGCAATAAGTTGCTCAAAACCGATTCGGACGAGCAGGCACTATTCGTGAATGTATCTGGCAGACGTTTAACCCGACAGGGCTTCTGGAAGCTGCTCAAAAAAGCGGCGGTGGATGCGGGAATCTCGGAAGAAATTACGCCGCATACGCTGCGTCATTCCTTTGCGGCACACCTGATTGCCAATGGGGCGGATACACGTGCGGTTCAAGACATGCTGGGTCACGTGGAGCAGCCTGGACAACAATATGGCAATCATGGTCGCAAAACCATGAAAGAAATCTATGAAACCCATCATCCGAGGGCAAGATAG
- the sigF gene encoding RNA polymerase sporulation sigma factor SigF produces MDAEVKPSSQTYLDDAEVKRLIALSQSGDHVSRDTLVNCNIRLVWSVVQRFMNRGYDPEDLFQIGCIGLLKSVDKFDLSYDVKFSTYAVPMIIGEIQRFLRDDGTLKVSRSLKEMANKVRKKRDELSKHLDRLPTIKEVAAELGVTPEEVVFAQEANKPPTSIHETVFENDGDPITLMDQIADESQERWFDKLALNEAIGGLSERERLIVYLRYYRDQTQSEVASRLGISQVQVSRLEKKILQSIRDQIAQ; encoded by the coding sequence ATGGATGCTGAAGTGAAACCATCTTCACAGACCTATTTGGACGATGCCGAGGTCAAACGGCTGATTGCGCTCAGTCAGTCGGGTGACCATGTCTCACGGGATACGCTGGTGAACTGCAACATCAGACTCGTCTGGTCCGTCGTACAGCGTTTTATGAACAGGGGATATGATCCGGAAGATCTGTTCCAGATTGGTTGTATCGGTCTGCTCAAGTCAGTAGACAAATTTGATCTCAGTTATGACGTGAAGTTCTCAACCTACGCGGTACCGATGATCATCGGAGAAATCCAGCGATTTCTGCGGGATGACGGTACCCTGAAGGTCAGTCGTTCACTGAAAGAGATGGCGAATAAAGTCCGCAAAAAAAGGGACGAACTGTCCAAACATCTGGATCGTTTACCAACGATTAAGGAAGTTGCCGCAGAGCTGGGGGTAACCCCCGAGGAAGTGGTATTTGCCCAGGAAGCGAACAAACCACCGACCTCCATCCATGAGACGGTATTTGAGAATGATGGTGATCCCATTACGTTAATGGATCAGATTGCCGACGAGTCTCAGGAACGTTGGTTTGACAAGCTGGCGCTGAACGAAGCCATCGGTGGTCTCAGTGAGCGGGAGCGGTTAATCGTTTATCTTCGGTATTACCGGGATCAGACCCAGTCCGAGGTTGCCAGCAGGCTGGGAATATCTCAGGTGCAGGTATCACGTCTGGAGAAAAAAATACTGCAATCCATCCGCGACCAGATCGCGCAGTGA
- a CDS encoding Fur family transcriptional regulator, translated as MEARIDKIKQQLQSQGYKLTPQREATLRVLLENEEDHLSAEDVFMLVKEKAPEIGLATVYRTLELLSELHVVEKINFGDGVARYDLRGDTSKHHHHHLICVQCGSMDEIREDWLGPLEERLEREFNFSVVDHRLDFHGICYRCKAKNEQKPKDEE; from the coding sequence ATGGAAGCACGGATTGATAAAATTAAGCAGCAACTACAGTCCCAAGGATATAAATTAACGCCCCAGCGGGAAGCCACCTTAAGAGTACTTCTTGAGAATGAAGAAGATCATCTGAGCGCAGAAGACGTATTCATGCTCGTTAAAGAAAAGGCTCCCGAAATCGGTCTGGCAACCGTGTACCGTACCCTCGAACTGCTGAGTGAGCTGCATGTTGTAGAGAAAATCAACTTCGGCGACGGTGTAGCGCGTTATGATCTGCGCGGAGATACATCCAAGCATCACCATCATCACTTAATCTGTGTTCAATGCGGAAGTATGGATGAAATACGTGAAGACTGGCTTGGACCGCTTGAAGAGCGTTTGGAGCGGGAATTCAACTTTTCGGTAGTAGATCACCGACTGGACTTTCATGGAATTTGTTATCGTTGCAAAGCTAAAAATGAACAGAAACCCAAAGATGAAGAATAA
- a CDS encoding purine-nucleoside phosphorylase — protein MTALNQQMISEAASYIQSKSSIKPEVGLILGSGLGVLAELIEDGVSIAYQDIPHFPVSTVEGHEGELLVGTIKGRPVVMMKGRFHMYEGYGPELTAFPVRVMKELGVSSLLVTNAAGGVNTSYEAGDLMLISDHLNLTGKNPLIGPNDAALGVRFPDLSEAYSRRLRALAKDTAASQGFNVREGVYAGMLGPNYETPAEIRMLRTLGADAVGMSTVSEVIVARHAGLEVLGISCISNMAAGILDQPLSHDEVMETTERVRESFLALVVAVIPQM, from the coding sequence ATGACAGCATTAAACCAACAAATGATTTCGGAAGCAGCATCTTATATTCAAAGCAAAAGCTCCATTAAGCCGGAAGTCGGTTTGATTTTGGGTTCGGGTCTTGGCGTACTGGCAGAACTGATTGAAGATGGCGTAAGTATCGCTTATCAGGATATTCCGCATTTTCCAGTGTCCACAGTAGAAGGACATGAAGGTGAACTATTGGTCGGAACCATTAAAGGTCGTCCAGTCGTGATGATGAAAGGCCGTTTCCACATGTACGAAGGATATGGTCCGGAATTGACAGCTTTCCCGGTACGGGTTATGAAAGAATTGGGTGTAAGTAGCCTGCTTGTAACCAATGCTGCAGGCGGTGTGAATACGTCGTATGAAGCTGGCGACTTGATGCTGATCTCTGATCACTTAAATCTCACAGGCAAAAATCCACTGATCGGACCAAATGACGCTGCACTGGGCGTGCGTTTCCCGGATCTGTCCGAAGCATATAGCCGCCGTTTGCGTGCGCTGGCGAAGGATACGGCCGCGTCACAAGGTTTTAACGTACGTGAAGGGGTTTACGCAGGTATGCTTGGTCCAAACTACGAGACACCGGCAGAGATCAGAATGCTGCGTACATTGGGCGCAGACGCAGTGGGCATGTCCACTGTATCTGAAGTGATCGTGGCACGCCACGCAGGCCTGGAAGTACTGGGTATTTCCTGTATCAGCAACATGGCTGCAGGAATTTTGGATCAGCCGCTGTCACATGATGAGGTGATGGAGACGACGGAACGTGTGCGTGAGTCGTTCCTGGCGCTGGTAGTGGCGGTTATTCCACAAATGTAA
- a CDS encoding spore germination protein, with translation MLHKSAYEIQKEEEEKAYNKKKQNEMSDSIEESVQYWQENDDISPRMSENKNTLKQVLGLGESFDVDMREMVLGGKHVGLLLLTGFAKDEILLEVLKRLTYLTPDQVSEHALKSYFDSYIPHIQVEKVEKMSAVINKVLTGMSALFVEGDRSVLIMDTRSYPVRSPEEPSLERVVRGSRDGFTETLLTNVTLVRRRIRDPGLKFEIMQVGRRTQTDVCVVYIDDIVDKVQVDSVREKIQRVDIDGIPAADKQLEEAIINKGWNPFPLVRYSERPDVTAAHLLEGRVVIFVDTSPSVMILPTTFFDLCEHAEENRQTALMGTYLRWVRFAGILISLFLLPLWLLMVIEPSIKPMGLDFIGPQENVKLPLILQFLLIELGVDLLRMAAVHTPTPLASAMGLIAAILVGDIAVKTGYFVNEVVLYMAIAAIGMFATPSYELGLANRLVRLFLLIAVAIFKVPGLVVGSTLLILALTVHRSYNSSYLWPFIPFNAKALGNFLFRLPLLENKKRPSFNKTRDNTKMSDDPDGELRKSKKHK, from the coding sequence ATGTTACACAAGTCTGCTTATGAGATTCAGAAGGAAGAAGAGGAGAAAGCGTACAATAAGAAAAAACAAAATGAGATGTCCGACAGCATTGAGGAATCCGTACAATATTGGCAGGAAAACGATGATATCTCCCCACGCATGAGTGAAAATAAAAACACGCTCAAGCAAGTTCTCGGACTTGGGGAATCCTTTGACGTGGATATGAGAGAGATGGTGCTGGGTGGCAAACATGTGGGATTGCTTCTTTTAACGGGTTTCGCCAAAGATGAGATCCTACTGGAAGTATTAAAAAGGTTAACATATCTTACGCCTGATCAGGTATCCGAGCACGCACTAAAATCTTATTTCGACTCATACATTCCCCATATACAGGTGGAAAAAGTCGAGAAGATGAGTGCGGTCATCAACAAGGTCCTTACGGGTATGAGTGCATTGTTCGTTGAAGGGGATCGCTCGGTCCTGATTATGGATACCCGGAGTTACCCGGTACGTTCACCCGAAGAACCTTCATTGGAGAGGGTAGTCCGAGGTTCCAGAGACGGCTTTACCGAAACGCTCCTGACCAACGTAACATTAGTGCGTCGCAGAATACGCGACCCTGGACTAAAGTTTGAGATTATGCAGGTGGGGCGGAGAACACAAACGGACGTCTGCGTGGTGTACATTGATGATATTGTGGATAAAGTGCAGGTGGACTCAGTCCGTGAGAAAATTCAGCGGGTCGATATCGATGGTATTCCCGCCGCCGATAAACAACTGGAGGAAGCGATTATCAACAAAGGTTGGAATCCGTTCCCACTCGTCCGTTATTCGGAACGACCCGATGTTACAGCTGCTCATTTGCTGGAAGGACGAGTCGTCATTTTCGTAGATACATCCCCCAGTGTAATGATTCTGCCTACGACCTTCTTCGACCTGTGTGAACATGCGGAGGAGAACAGACAGACGGCACTGATGGGAACGTATCTACGTTGGGTGCGTTTTGCAGGGATTCTTATTTCACTGTTTCTGCTACCACTATGGCTTCTCATGGTTATTGAACCTTCGATTAAACCGATGGGACTCGACTTTATTGGTCCACAGGAAAATGTAAAGCTGCCGCTAATTCTACAGTTCCTCCTAATCGAACTTGGTGTCGATTTATTACGGATGGCAGCGGTTCATACGCCTACACCTCTCGCATCGGCCATGGGCCTGATCGCGGCAATTCTGGTCGGGGATATCGCCGTGAAAACAGGATATTTTGTAAATGAGGTTGTACTCTATATGGCGATCGCAGCCATTGGAATGTTTGCCACCCCGAGTTACGAGCTTGGACTTGCCAATAGGCTGGTCAGGTTGTTTCTGCTCATTGCAGTAGCGATATTCAAGGTTCCTGGATTGGTCGTGGGCAGTACACTGCTCATATTGGCACTCACCGTTCACCGATCGTACAATTCTTCGTATCTCTGGCCTTTTATACCGTTTAATGCAAAGGCCCTGGGCAACTTTCTATTCCGGCTACCCCTGCTGGAAAATAAAAAACGTCCATCATTTAACAAGACCCGTGATAACACCAAAATGTCCGATGATCCGGACGGTGAACTGCGAAAAAGTAAAAAACACAAATGA
- a CDS encoding D-alanyl-D-alanine carboxypeptidase family protein produces the protein MKKRIMASFMTLCILLSLLASTALAEETPKAAGGTDLAPSARSAILMDADTGTVIYEKNSHDQLPPASITKIMTMLLTIEAIDSGKLKLTDKVRTSEYAASMGGSQIFLEPGEEMTVDDMLKGIAMASGNDASVAMAEKIAGSEEAFVQLMNERAKELGMKDTHFANCNGLPVDNHYSSAHDIAVMSRELLKHSGITKYTGAYQDYLRKDSEKPFWLVNTNKLVRFYQGADGLKTGYTSEAKFCLSATASKDGLRVVSVVLGEPNTKTRNSEVSSMFDYAFSQYTMKALYKAGDLLGSLKIEKGEVAELPLNATQNYSVLMRKGAKSNDIRHELLVAKELKAPIKAGQSIGKLVVYQGNDVIKEFDIQAPQDVNKADWWKLFKRTTSTLFD, from the coding sequence GTGAAGAAAAGAATAATGGCATCGTTCATGACCCTTTGTATCCTGCTGTCCCTTTTGGCATCAACGGCATTAGCTGAAGAAACACCGAAGGCAGCAGGAGGAACTGATCTGGCCCCGTCGGCGCGCTCTGCGATCTTAATGGATGCAGATACGGGGACCGTCATTTATGAGAAAAACAGTCATGATCAGCTGCCTCCGGCGAGCATTACAAAAATTATGACCATGCTGCTTACAATCGAAGCGATCGACTCAGGAAAGCTGAAGCTGACGGACAAAGTAAGAACGAGCGAATATGCAGCTTCCATGGGCGGTTCGCAGATCTTTCTGGAGCCAGGGGAAGAAATGACGGTCGACGATATGTTAAAAGGGATCGCAATGGCTTCGGGCAATGATGCCTCGGTAGCTATGGCTGAGAAGATCGCTGGCTCGGAAGAAGCCTTTGTACAGCTGATGAATGAGCGTGCGAAGGAGCTTGGCATGAAGGATACTCATTTTGCCAACTGTAACGGTCTGCCGGTCGATAATCATTATTCGTCAGCCCACGACATTGCCGTCATGAGCCGTGAACTGCTGAAACATTCCGGAATTACGAAGTACACCGGTGCATATCAGGATTACCTTCGCAAAGATTCGGAAAAGCCATTCTGGCTGGTGAACACGAACAAGCTAGTTCGCTTTTATCAAGGGGCAGATGGTTTGAAAACAGGTTACACTTCTGAAGCGAAGTTCTGCCTGTCCGCTACAGCGTCCAAGGACGGACTGCGTGTCGTTTCCGTGGTGCTCGGTGAACCAAATACCAAAACACGGAACAGTGAGGTGTCTTCGATGTTTGACTATGCCTTTAGTCAATATACGATGAAGGCGCTCTACAAGGCAGGGGATCTGCTGGGTAGTCTGAAAATTGAAAAAGGTGAAGTTGCCGAGTTACCTCTGAATGCCACACAAAATTATAGTGTGCTGATGCGCAAAGGAGCCAAATCCAATGATATCCGGCATGAATTGCTGGTTGCCAAAGAATTGAAAGCTCCGATCAAGGCTGGGCAAAGCATAGGTAAACTGGTGGTGTATCAGGGCAATGACGTCATTAAGGAATTCGACATTCAGGCTCCACAGGACGTGAATAAAGCTGACTGGTGGAAGCTGTTTAAGCGGACAACGTCTACCCTGTTTGATTAA
- a CDS encoding peptidylprolyl isomerase, with the protein MAKQAKIKLANGGEVLIDLFDQEAPNTVANFEKLANSGFYNGLTFHRVIPGFVAQGGCPNGSGAGGPGYTINCEINPNKHERGTLAMAHAGRNTGGSQFYICYQPQPHLDGQHTVFGKVTKGMEFVDALEGKDKMETVEVVEA; encoded by the coding sequence ATGGCGAAACAAGCGAAAATTAAATTGGCAAACGGCGGAGAAGTTCTGATCGATCTGTTCGATCAAGAAGCTCCAAACACAGTAGCAAACTTTGAGAAACTGGCTAACTCCGGTTTCTACAATGGTCTTACATTCCACCGCGTGATCCCGGGCTTTGTAGCTCAAGGCGGATGCCCTAACGGTAGCGGTGCAGGTGGCCCAGGTTACACAATCAACTGTGAAATTAACCCGAACAAACATGAGCGCGGAACACTGGCTATGGCACATGCTGGCCGTAACACAGGTGGAAGCCAGTTCTACATTTGCTACCAACCGCAACCACATTTGGATGGACAACATACTGTATTTGGTAAAGTAACTAAAGGTATGGAGTTCGTGGACGCTTTAGAAGGTAAAGACAAAATGGAAACTGTTGAAGTTGTAGAAGCTTAA